Proteins encoded in a region of the Leptolyngbya subtilissima AS-A7 genome:
- a CDS encoding SLBB domain-containing protein — protein sequence MAGTLTLLLCSEGKAQTMSGSTAGPTPTTVPLSQTSSQPYRPSPPAAPLPQQPERPYTLGAGDRVQLSLFQLPQYSGEFEVQVDGTLTLPVVGDVNVLGLTLDSARERITARYNQYLRRPGVTLNLLSRRPLVVGVAGEINRPGSYTLSNEGTTFPKLTQLLTQAGGITRSANLREVQVQRLRNGQPQMFSVNLWDLVSSGNVNQDITLRDGDSIFIPSTLVPLEEAQLLAEAGIAPSTSSPINIAVIGEVFRPGPYTLQGGVTRTGDAGIPGGEGGSRAGGTAQKITDAIQIAGGIKPMANIRQVQVRRLTRSGGEQTFNVDLWSLLEVGATQQNALLQDGDTVFIPTATAAVGAAESSRLAESSFAPDTIRINVVGEVRNAGLVEVPPNTPLNQGILAAGGFNTRARATTVGLVRLNPDGTVTQREINIDFAQGISDADNPALQNNDIIVVGRSGLAAFSDNLGSVANPLANFLNILSAPFRFLNLFD from the coding sequence TTGGCCGGTACCCTGACTCTGCTTTTATGCAGCGAGGGCAAGGCTCAAACCATGTCGGGCAGCACTGCGGGTCCTACCCCAACCACAGTTCCGTTATCCCAAACTTCTAGTCAGCCCTATCGGCCATCGCCCCCAGCAGCACCGCTGCCCCAGCAGCCTGAGAGACCCTATACGCTGGGCGCGGGCGATCGCGTGCAGCTGTCCCTCTTTCAACTGCCCCAGTACAGCGGCGAGTTTGAAGTGCAGGTCGACGGCACTCTCACTCTGCCTGTAGTGGGCGATGTCAATGTACTAGGCCTTACCCTAGACTCTGCGAGAGAGCGGATTACGGCTCGCTACAATCAGTACTTACGGCGTCCTGGGGTTACCCTCAACCTGCTGTCCCGCCGCCCTCTAGTAGTTGGTGTTGCCGGCGAAATAAACCGGCCCGGCTCTTATACCCTAAGCAATGAAGGCACCACCTTTCCAAAGCTGACTCAGTTGCTCACTCAGGCTGGGGGCATTACCCGTAGCGCCAACCTGCGAGAGGTACAGGTGCAGCGGCTTCGCAATGGTCAGCCCCAAATGTTTAGCGTCAACCTATGGGACTTGGTCAGTAGTGGCAACGTGAACCAAGACATTACCCTACGCGATGGCGACAGCATCTTTATTCCTTCTACCCTGGTACCCCTCGAAGAAGCCCAGTTGTTAGCTGAGGCCGGCATTGCTCCCTCTACTAGCTCACCGATCAACATTGCGGTAATTGGCGAAGTTTTTCGCCCTGGGCCATATACCCTTCAGGGAGGCGTCACACGCACTGGCGATGCAGGCATACCGGGGGGAGAAGGCGGAAGCAGGGCAGGGGGCACGGCCCAAAAGATAACCGATGCTATTCAAATTGCTGGGGGCATTAAGCCGATGGCCAACATTCGCCAAGTGCAGGTGCGTCGTCTGACTCGTAGTGGAGGCGAGCAGACCTTTAATGTTGACCTGTGGAGCCTGCTAGAGGTGGGGGCCACCCAGCAAAATGCCCTGCTGCAGGACGGTGATACGGTGTTTATTCCCACCGCGACAGCAGCGGTAGGCGCAGCAGAATCGTCGCGCCTGGCCGAATCTAGCTTTGCGCCAGATACAATTCGGATTAATGTGGTGGGCGAGGTTCGCAATGCTGGGCTAGTAGAGGTACCCCCCAATACACCCCTCAACCAGGGTATTTTGGCCGCTGGCGGCTTTAACACCCGAGCCAGAGCAACTACAGTGGGGCTAGTGCGACTCAATCCAGACGGCACCGTCACCCAGCGAGAAATTAACATCGACTTCGCCCAGGGCATTAGCGACGCCGACAACCCTGCTCTGCAAAACAACGACATTATTGTCGTCGGGCGATCGGGATTAGCCGCATTTTCAGACAATTTGGGCAGCGTAGCCAACCCGCTCGCCAACTTCCTCAATATCTTGTCTGCGCCCTTCCGTTTCCTCAACTTATTTGACTAA
- a CDS encoding WecB/TagA/CpsF family glycosyltransferase — MSNKYGLACKSSLACEDILGFSIATQSFVDQIELMMHWAQQRLSRVICVANVHMLMEAQWDPSFASVLHNADLLTPDGMPLVWTLNLIRKSRHDRVAGMDILLETCRQASALGVGVYFIGSDADTLGKMRQQLKQDFPNLVIAGMHPLPFRPLTPEEDRQVVEHINQSQAGFLFVSLGCPKQELWMHQHRHKVKAVMVGLGGVFPIYAGLRKHAPEWVRTSGLEWLYRLVQEPGRLWKRYGTTIPPFVYLSVKQVITTRVSRRLNRMFGDRISQV; from the coding sequence ATGTCAAACAAGTATGGCCTTGCTTGCAAGTCTAGTCTTGCCTGTGAGGATATTCTCGGGTTTTCGATTGCGACCCAGTCGTTTGTCGACCAAATCGAATTGATGATGCACTGGGCTCAGCAACGGCTCAGCCGAGTTATCTGCGTCGCCAATGTTCATATGCTCATGGAAGCCCAATGGGATCCCTCGTTTGCAAGCGTTTTACACAACGCCGACCTGCTAACTCCTGATGGAATGCCCCTGGTATGGACCCTGAATTTGATTCGCAAAAGCCGTCACGATCGTGTGGCCGGAATGGATATCTTGTTAGAGACTTGTCGTCAGGCCTCAGCCTTAGGCGTAGGAGTCTATTTCATTGGCAGTGATGCCGATACCCTGGGCAAAATGCGGCAGCAGCTAAAACAAGATTTTCCAAATCTGGTGATTGCAGGCATGCACCCCCTGCCCTTTCGCCCGTTAACCCCAGAAGAAGACCGCCAGGTGGTAGAGCATATTAATCAAAGCCAGGCAGGTTTTCTGTTTGTGTCTTTGGGCTGCCCTAAGCAGGAACTATGGATGCACCAGCATCGACATAAGGTTAAGGCTGTGATGGTGGGCCTGGGCGGTGTGTTCCCGATCTATGCGGGTCTGCGCAAACATGCCCCAGAATGGGTACGCACCTCGGGGCTAGAGTGGCTGTATCGGCTGGTGCAGGAGCCAGGACGGCTATGGAAGCGGTATGGAACGACCATTCCACCGTTTGTGTATCTGTCGGTTAAGCAGGTGATTACGACGAGGGTTAGCCGACGGCTAAATCGCATGTTTGGCGATCGCATTTCCCAAGTTTAA
- the gmd gene encoding GDP-mannose 4,6-dehydratase has translation MTITKKALITGITGQDGSYLSELLLEKGYEVHGIIRRTSTINTDRIDHLYEDPHSDSARLFLHYGDLTDGTTLRRILEEVQPIEIYNLGAQSHVRVSFDSPEYTVDAVGMGTLRLLEAIRDYRQRTGIEVRYYQAGSSEMYGKVQDVPQSETTPFYPRSPYACAKVYAHWQTLNHRESYGMFACNGILFNHESPRRGETFVTRKITRAVARIVAGQQSKIYMGNLDAKRDWGYAKDYVKAMWLMLQQEEPDDYVIATGETYSVREFLDIAFGHVNLDWQDYVAFDERYLRPAEVELLIGNPAKAKAKLGWEPTVTFEELVHLMVEADLQALGLVTLNGNAATSVLDRATLRAGSGERVVVG, from the coding sequence ATGACTATTACTAAAAAAGCTCTCATCACGGGTATTACCGGACAAGATGGCTCTTATTTAAGCGAGCTGCTATTAGAAAAAGGCTATGAGGTGCACGGCATTATTCGCCGCACCTCTACTATTAACACCGATCGCATTGATCACCTCTACGAAGACCCCCACAGCGATTCGGCTCGACTATTTTTGCACTACGGCGATCTCACCGATGGCACCACCCTGCGGCGCATTCTTGAAGAAGTGCAGCCCATAGAGATTTACAACTTGGGGGCACAGTCCCACGTGCGGGTGAGTTTCGACTCACCTGAATACACCGTTGACGCAGTAGGCATGGGCACGCTGCGCCTGCTCGAAGCCATTCGCGACTACCGCCAGCGCACCGGCATTGAGGTCCGCTACTACCAAGCGGGCTCTTCGGAAATGTACGGCAAAGTGCAAGATGTGCCCCAGAGCGAAACCACCCCGTTCTATCCCCGCAGCCCTTACGCCTGTGCCAAGGTTTATGCCCACTGGCAAACGCTCAATCACCGTGAATCGTACGGTATGTTTGCCTGCAATGGCATTTTGTTTAACCATGAGTCACCCCGCCGGGGCGAAACCTTTGTCACCCGCAAAATTACCCGCGCCGTGGCCCGCATTGTCGCTGGGCAGCAGAGCAAAATCTATATGGGCAACCTCGATGCTAAGCGCGACTGGGGCTATGCCAAAGACTATGTCAAAGCCATGTGGCTCATGTTGCAACAAGAAGAGCCCGATGACTACGTCATCGCTACAGGCGAAACCTACTCGGTGCGCGAATTTTTAGACATTGCCTTTGGCCATGTCAACCTCGATTGGCAAGACTATGTGGCCTTCGATGAGCGCTACCTACGCCCTGCCGAAGTAGAACTACTGATTGGTAACCCTGCTAAGGCCAAAGCAAAACTAGGGTGGGAACCAACCGTCACCTTTGAAGAGTTAGTACACCTCATGGTCGAAGCTGATCTACAAGCCCTAGGCCTGGTCACGCTCAACGGCAATGCGGCCACCAGCGTGCTAGATCGAGCCACCCTGCGGGCTGGCAGTGGAGAAAGAGTGGTCGTTGGGTAG
- a CDS encoding sugar transferase: MFFQLSSLLNPKGSDLQAGITIPESVARMPIHPSATSFFKRCLDLVGGGIGILITLILLIPIAIAIQLDNPGPVFYSQTRCGYRGKPFRIWKFRSMVANADELKHLVENQAQGFIFKNDNDPRITRVGKFLRRTSLDEFPQFWNVLKGDMSLVGTRPPTVAEVSQYEAHHWQRLNVKPGLTGKWQAQGRSSIKDFETIVRMDLDYQMQWSLKQDARLILKTIEAVVFSRGAC, from the coding sequence ATGTTTTTTCAATTAAGTTCGCTTTTGAACCCTAAAGGGTCTGATCTTCAAGCCGGCATAACAATTCCAGAAAGCGTTGCTAGGATGCCTATTCACCCATCAGCAACATCATTCTTTAAGCGGTGTCTTGACTTAGTAGGGGGGGGGATTGGGATACTGATAACGTTGATTTTGCTAATTCCCATTGCTATCGCAATTCAGCTCGATAATCCGGGTCCTGTTTTCTATAGCCAAACCCGCTGTGGTTATCGGGGAAAACCCTTTCGCATTTGGAAGTTTCGATCTATGGTAGCCAATGCGGATGAGTTGAAACACTTAGTAGAAAACCAAGCACAGGGGTTCATCTTCAAAAATGACAACGACCCTCGCATTACCCGGGTGGGCAAGTTTTTACGCCGCACTAGCTTAGACGAATTTCCTCAGTTTTGGAATGTGCTAAAGGGAGATATGAGCTTAGTAGGCACGCGACCTCCTACTGTAGCGGAGGTGAGCCAGTACGAAGCTCATCACTGGCAACGGTTGAATGTCAAGCCTGGATTGACCGGCAAGTGGCAGGCCCAGGGACGCTCTTCAATAAAAGACTTTGAAACAATTGTTAGAATGGACCTTGATTATCAGATGCAGTGGTCTTTAAAGCAAGATGCGCGTTTGATATTGAAAACCATTGAAGCGGTGGTGTTTAGCCGAGGAGCCTGCTGA
- a CDS encoding lipopolysaccharide biosynthesis protein, translating to MSLQNKVVKGVFWSAIESWGKQVFSFVVFALLARLLEPDAFGIVALASVFLGFLQLFLNQGIGQAIVQSDSLDKADLNTAFWANIFLNGVLTIIGLLTAGLAASFFEEPALMPIVQGLSLTFVLSAFGNIQQALLEKELQFKALAIRSIIATVISGIVGIAMAFKGYGVWSLVGQQLTNSLFQVIILWYLSDWRPGIKLSLKNSNMLISFGLGEIGFKLFDYFSRRGDDVVIGYFLGSTALGYYTIAYKILLVMTQMLITVTSKIALPAFSKIQKDKERLRSSFYVATQMTSLVAMPAFLAVSVLSKELIEVIFGTQWLPSAPVMSVLALVGVLQSVSYFNNSVILALGKPYWRLGFISASGVTNILAYLLFVQWGILAIASAYVIRAYLFSPIPLIMIKKLIDIKFLTYLKNLRSAFLFSLAMVVVIIGTKALVADMVSVRMLLGICIASGSLSYAGLIYIFSPDILQKILSITTSAIPKKT from the coding sequence ATGAGCTTGCAAAACAAAGTTGTCAAGGGTGTTTTTTGGTCTGCTATAGAAAGTTGGGGAAAACAAGTATTTTCATTTGTTGTCTTTGCTTTACTAGCTCGCCTATTAGAACCAGATGCATTCGGCATTGTAGCTTTAGCAAGTGTTTTTCTAGGTTTTCTACAACTGTTTTTAAATCAGGGAATAGGCCAAGCAATTGTTCAATCTGACAGTTTAGATAAGGCTGATTTAAATACCGCTTTTTGGGCAAACATTTTCTTAAATGGGGTTTTAACTATAATCGGTCTGCTCACTGCTGGTCTCGCAGCCAGCTTTTTTGAGGAGCCTGCATTAATGCCAATAGTACAGGGGTTATCTTTAACATTTGTCTTAAGTGCTTTTGGCAACATACAACAAGCTTTACTAGAAAAAGAGTTGCAATTTAAAGCTCTCGCAATTCGCTCAATTATAGCCACAGTTATTAGTGGAATTGTTGGTATAGCCATGGCCTTTAAGGGTTATGGTGTCTGGAGCTTAGTTGGGCAACAGCTTACTAATAGCCTTTTTCAAGTCATAATTCTTTGGTATTTAAGTGACTGGAGGCCGGGTATTAAACTTTCCCTAAAAAACTCAAACATGTTGATTTCGTTTGGGTTAGGTGAAATTGGGTTTAAATTATTTGATTACTTCAGCCGACGAGGAGATGATGTAGTCATTGGTTATTTTTTGGGCTCCACAGCACTTGGTTATTACACAATAGCTTACAAAATTTTGTTGGTAATGACTCAGATGCTGATCACAGTTACTAGCAAAATAGCGTTACCAGCTTTTTCCAAGATTCAAAAAGACAAGGAACGTTTGAGAAGCTCATTCTACGTGGCAACTCAAATGACTAGCCTGGTTGCAATGCCAGCTTTCTTAGCCGTATCAGTACTTTCAAAAGAATTAATTGAAGTAATTTTTGGTACTCAGTGGTTGCCAAGCGCGCCAGTAATGAGCGTTTTAGCTCTGGTTGGCGTTTTGCAATCCGTATCCTACTTCAATAATTCAGTTATTTTAGCTTTGGGAAAACCCTACTGGAGATTAGGTTTTATAAGTGCTAGTGGAGTGACCAATATATTAGCTTATCTCTTATTTGTCCAGTGGGGAATTTTAGCTATTGCTTCTGCTTACGTTATTCGAGCTTATTTGTTTTCACCTATTCCGTTGATTATGATTAAGAAGCTAATTGACATTAAATTTCTAACCTATTTGAAAAATTTAAGAAGTGCCTTTTTGTTTTCATTAGCAATGGTTGTAGTAATTATTGGAACTAAAGCACTAGTAGCTGATATGGTTTCGGTAAGAATGCTTCTTGGGATCTGTATAGCATCTGGCTCTTTATCATACGCTGGGTTGATTTACATATTTTCACCTGACATACTTCAAAAAATACTTTCAATAACAACTTCAGCAATTCCTAAAAAGACTTAG
- a CDS encoding nitroreductase family protein, which yields MVAFISKAMFNGTKRNSLKASAKSFIEKRLMQIAVRSRFLSSLYYSVFSKEFGRENQACIYGKLEYQKGLSSNQESKYLLRRNIHRIEKGILMRPRRSVFASDYIAETFQAYKSSLIENKNPKDCEELRWAHDVLSEYFSIVGTEPSIDRCRQEFLSLALFEKTEHPKIPYERGDSSSPVVNYEDFLKLSIKRRSVRWYLQKPVPRDLVDQAITIASLAPSACNRQPFEFRVFDDPKLVKQISSIPMGTKGFYENFPVIIVVVGKLRAYFSERDRHIIYIDSALASMALMYALETLGLGSCPINWPDIESKEKQMVDLLDLEPDERPIMLISLGYPDPSGMIAYSQKKNLEQIRKYN from the coding sequence ATGGTCGCATTTATTTCTAAAGCCATGTTTAATGGTACAAAAAGAAATTCATTAAAGGCATCTGCAAAGAGTTTCATCGAGAAGCGCTTGATGCAAATAGCTGTTCGCTCTCGTTTTTTAAGTTCTCTTTATTATTCGGTATTCTCAAAAGAATTTGGAAGGGAAAACCAGGCTTGTATTTACGGCAAGCTTGAATATCAAAAAGGCCTCAGCTCCAATCAGGAAAGCAAGTACCTCTTAAGGAGAAACATCCACCGTATTGAAAAAGGAATTTTAATGCGGCCTAGAAGAAGCGTTTTTGCTTCAGACTACATAGCGGAAACTTTTCAGGCATATAAGAGTTCATTGATAGAGAATAAAAATCCGAAGGATTGCGAGGAGCTAAGATGGGCTCATGACGTACTATCTGAGTATTTTTCAATTGTTGGAACAGAACCTAGCATTGATAGATGTAGGCAGGAATTCTTATCCTTAGCTCTGTTTGAAAAAACAGAACATCCTAAAATTCCTTATGAGAGAGGAGATTCTAGTAGCCCAGTAGTCAACTATGAGGATTTTCTGAAATTATCTATCAAGAGAAGATCCGTTAGATGGTATTTGCAAAAACCAGTCCCAAGAGATTTAGTTGATCAAGCAATTACTATTGCTTCTCTTGCTCCTAGTGCTTGCAATCGGCAACCTTTTGAATTTAGAGTTTTTGATGACCCCAAACTGGTGAAGCAAATCTCGTCTATACCTATGGGAACTAAAGGGTTTTATGAGAACTTCCCAGTCATCATCGTGGTTGTTGGAAAACTTAGAGCTTATTTTAGCGAAAGAGATCGTCATATTATCTATATAGATTCTGCTTTGGCATCAATGGCTTTAATGTATGCTCTAGAGACTTTGGGTTTAGGGTCTTGCCCTATTAACTGGCCAGATATTGAATCAAAGGAGAAACAAATGGTAGATTTGCTCGATTTAGAGCCTGACGAAAGACCTATAATGTTGATTTCTTTAGGTTATCCAGATCCTAGTGGAATGATCGCTTACTCTCAAAAGAAAAACCTAGAGCAAATTAGAAAATACAACTAG
- a CDS encoding polysaccharide pyruvyl transferase family protein, translating to MIVEIRGVQFQNKGAELMLCAAVQQLHKWDKKNTVAMRVKIGSYSQRAQYGVHQLLWSDKKIPLLGSSANTVLNLIPKKTKASLGLVTYPQIDAVLDASGFNYSDQWGLEKTIVMLDLAKRLKKDGKKVILLPQAFGPFQDQEIRKAFSEVLRYSDLVFARDDISYKYLLEISNSPENIRQAPDFTNLLKGIQPDNLPENIQNRVCVIPNTRMTDKTSKNVSNSYFHFLESSIKVIRSRGFEPLIVVHETCDIELASALQNSFGNSLEVVVEEHPLRLKGLIGLSYAVVGSRFHGLINSLSQGVPCLATGWSHKYQMLMQDYDCPECLLEDVSIEGLVEEKIELITASSSREALKSKIQIASVKQKLQSTVMWDEVKKVLCC from the coding sequence ATGATAGTAGAAATTCGCGGAGTCCAATTTCAAAATAAGGGCGCAGAACTAATGCTGTGCGCAGCTGTTCAGCAATTACATAAGTGGGATAAGAAGAATACTGTTGCTATGAGGGTGAAAATTGGCAGCTATAGCCAGAGAGCACAATATGGAGTGCATCAGCTGCTGTGGTCAGACAAAAAAATTCCTCTGTTAGGCTCTTCAGCAAATACTGTCTTGAATCTAATCCCCAAAAAGACAAAAGCTAGTTTAGGCCTAGTTACTTATCCACAGATTGATGCTGTACTAGATGCTTCTGGCTTTAACTATTCTGATCAGTGGGGTCTAGAAAAAACTATTGTAATGCTGGATCTTGCAAAAAGGCTTAAGAAAGATGGGAAAAAAGTCATACTTTTGCCTCAAGCATTCGGCCCATTCCAAGATCAAGAAATTCGGAAGGCTTTTTCTGAGGTTTTGAGATATAGTGATCTCGTCTTTGCCAGAGATGATATTTCATATAAATATCTTCTTGAAATAAGCAACAGCCCTGAAAATATACGTCAAGCACCTGATTTTACAAACTTATTAAAAGGCATTCAACCTGACAATCTTCCTGAAAATATTCAGAATAGGGTTTGCGTCATTCCCAATACTAGAATGACAGATAAAACTTCTAAAAATGTTAGCAACTCTTATTTTCATTTCTTAGAATCTAGTATAAAGGTAATCAGATCGAGAGGCTTTGAACCATTGATTGTGGTTCACGAGACTTGTGATATCGAGCTGGCATCAGCTTTACAAAACAGTTTTGGTAATTCACTAGAAGTTGTTGTTGAGGAGCATCCTCTTCGGCTGAAAGGGCTTATAGGGTTATCCTATGCAGTTGTAGGTTCAAGGTTTCATGGTCTAATCAATTCCCTATCGCAAGGCGTACCGTGTCTTGCTACAGGGTGGAGCCACAAATATCAAATGTTGATGCAAGACTACGATTGTCCAGAGTGCCTTTTAGAAGATGTTAGCATTGAAGGTTTAGTTGAGGAAAAAATAGAACTTATAACTGCGTCTTCTAGTAGAGAGGCTTTAAAGAGTAAAATTCAGATTGCATCTGTAAAGCAAAAACTGCAATCTACTGTTATGTGGGATGAAGTAAAAAAAGTACTTTGCTGTTAG
- a CDS encoding glycosyltransferase family 2 protein, with protein MNSPTYKDPLVSVLINNYNYERFLTDSIDSVLGQTYSNIEIIAVDDGSTDGSREVLKRYRDKITSVFKANGGQASAMNAGFLASKGTIICLLDADDLFLPEKVAQVVSLFQLHPGIDWVFTESAPVETSNIDRESFEPLFNSIRQSNSSDTVESIDFKDQILKGKSPSFTPSTSNLCFSRKLLEVIFPLPEIKGLSGMAITDLYIKTLAVGFSRGCITKQNLGIYRFHDNYYKNVDLSKKRRLFGEIYTTTGYWIQKNFPDFGVIGEKLLAKGFATYQSSEYFPETPENANCDRMFTTYLNSLSPVGKTRLWLIYSYFKSRLLFKQFV; from the coding sequence ATGAACTCTCCAACTTATAAGGATCCCCTAGTTAGTGTTCTAATTAATAACTATAATTATGAGCGCTTCTTGACTGATTCTATTGATAGTGTTTTGGGCCAGACCTATTCAAATATCGAGATTATTGCTGTAGATGATGGCTCAACAGATGGATCAAGGGAGGTCTTAAAACGGTACAGAGACAAGATAACTTCAGTCTTTAAGGCGAATGGCGGTCAAGCTTCTGCAATGAATGCCGGTTTTTTAGCAAGCAAGGGTACTATCATCTGTCTTCTTGACGCTGACGACTTGTTCCTACCAGAAAAAGTTGCTCAGGTGGTCAGTTTGTTTCAGCTTCACCCCGGCATCGATTGGGTATTTACTGAGTCGGCTCCGGTTGAAACCTCTAACATTGATAGAGAGAGCTTTGAGCCGCTGTTCAATTCGATCAGACAAAGTAATTCTTCAGATACTGTAGAAAGCATTGATTTTAAGGATCAGATTTTGAAAGGCAAGTCACCTAGCTTTACGCCTTCAACGTCGAATTTATGCTTTTCTCGAAAACTACTTGAAGTAATATTTCCATTGCCAGAAATCAAGGGCCTTTCTGGGATGGCAATCACAGATTTATATATTAAAACTTTAGCTGTAGGGTTCTCAAGAGGATGTATAACCAAGCAGAATCTAGGAATTTATAGATTTCACGATAATTATTATAAGAATGTAGATTTAAGCAAGAAAAGAAGACTCTTTGGCGAAATTTATACTACTACAGGGTACTGGATTCAGAAAAACTTTCCAGATTTTGGAGTTATTGGCGAAAAACTGTTGGCAAAAGGATTTGCAACTTACCAGAGCAGCGAGTATTTCCCAGAGACGCCCGAGAATGCTAACTGCGATCGCATGTTTACGACTTACCTAAACTCATTATCGCCTGTGGGCAAAACAAGACTATGGCTAATCTATAGCTACTTTAAGAGCCGACTGCTTTTCAAGCAATTCGTTTAG
- a CDS encoding glycosyltransferase — MEPKPTPFVSVIIPVFNDNRYLDICLSSLASQTYPPEHYEVIVVDNNSDEDVQIVTGKFSFVTLLHEPVPGSYIARNRGFKASVGDIIAFTDADCIPAKNWIEQGVAALCSKENVGLVAGHIDLFARDNNRPNPFELYETIALAFPQDQFLANDRFGVTANLFTFKHVLNRVGLFDETLKSGGDRDWGQRVYAAGYNQVYGEQACVKHPARDSWESLRKRSVRIVGGKFDLLKSSEPSNLDLLKDFILFLKPPFRFFLRVWQDGRLKSFHQKFQFTLIMLRLRWVAIQERFFLQFCEGVSKRS, encoded by the coding sequence ATGGAACCTAAGCCTACTCCCTTTGTTTCCGTCATTATTCCTGTCTTTAACGACAATCGCTATCTTGATATTTGTCTAAGCTCTCTTGCTTCACAGACCTATCCCCCAGAGCACTATGAAGTGATTGTAGTTGACAACAATTCAGATGAAGATGTTCAAATTGTCACTGGAAAATTTAGTTTTGTCACTCTGCTACACGAGCCAGTGCCGGGTTCTTATATTGCTAGAAACCGTGGATTTAAAGCCTCAGTGGGAGATATTATAGCCTTTACTGATGCGGACTGTATTCCAGCAAAAAACTGGATTGAGCAAGGTGTTGCAGCGCTTTGTAGTAAGGAAAATGTTGGTCTAGTCGCTGGCCACATTGATCTGTTTGCTAGAGATAACAACAGACCCAATCCTTTTGAGCTATATGAAACCATTGCGTTAGCGTTTCCTCAAGACCAGTTTCTAGCGAATGACCGCTTTGGGGTAACCGCCAATCTTTTTACCTTTAAGCACGTTCTTAACAGGGTTGGTCTGTTTGATGAGACGCTGAAGTCTGGGGGCGATCGAGATTGGGGTCAGCGTGTTTATGCTGCTGGCTATAATCAAGTTTATGGAGAACAAGCTTGTGTCAAGCACCCAGCAAGGGATAGTTGGGAATCTCTGCGAAAGCGGTCTGTTCGCATAGTAGGAGGGAAATTTGATCTACTTAAATCAAGCGAACCGTCTAATTTAGATCTCCTGAAAGATTTTATTCTATTTCTCAAGCCACCGTTTAGATTTTTTTTGCGGGTGTGGCAAGATGGCAGGCTGAAAAGCTTTCATCAAAAATTCCAATTCACGTTGATAATGCTTCGCCTGCGCTGGGTTGCTATTCAAGAGAGGTTTTTTCTGCAATTTTGCGAGGGAGTATCCAAACGAAGTTAG
- a CDS encoding glycosyltransferase family 2 protein: MQKNIESSIIINNFNYDRFLSQAIDSALAQTYAYVEVIVVDDGSTDGSRQIIESYGDRITAIFQANGKQGAAFNNGFAHSKGEVIIFLDADDYLYPTAVEQVVAAWRSSLSKVHYRLDVIDSEGQPRGFSYPQGSVLSRGDVAPYVLDRGTYTGVPTSGNALSRQALTNVMPIPAEFYTSSDDYLSVLMPLYGDVAAVETPLGAYRIHTSNQWALTEVTGDRFRRFIRHDLQRCELIQRHGRQLGYEVPDDLYMRFFGRAWSRLASLRFDPTQHPVPSDHSLWLTYQGIRSIWLYSGFNWQKRLIFSLWFLWVGLLPRPLAKPMIIWLFAPQFRPKMVGQVLGWLKGLVNRSNPPPPAKAGSASGAPLS; the protein is encoded by the coding sequence ATGCAGAAGAATATTGAATCTAGCATTATTATCAATAACTTCAACTACGATCGCTTCCTCTCCCAAGCGATCGATAGCGCCTTGGCACAAACCTATGCCTATGTCGAAGTCATCGTTGTAGACGATGGCTCAACCGATGGCTCGCGCCAGATTATTGAGAGCTATGGTGATCGCATCACTGCTATTTTTCAGGCAAACGGTAAACAGGGAGCTGCTTTCAATAACGGCTTTGCCCACAGCAAAGGCGAGGTGATTATTTTTCTCGATGCCGATGACTACCTATATCCCACAGCGGTGGAGCAGGTTGTGGCGGCCTGGCGATCCAGTCTGTCCAAGGTTCATTATCGTCTCGACGTGATCGATTCGGAGGGGCAGCCTCGAGGTTTCTCTTATCCCCAGGGGAGCGTCCTGAGCCGGGGAGATGTGGCTCCCTATGTGCTTGACCGGGGCACCTATACCGGTGTGCCGACCAGCGGCAATGCCTTAAGCCGTCAGGCTCTAACTAATGTAATGCCTATTCCAGCTGAGTTCTACACGTCCTCCGACGACTATCTTTCGGTGCTGATGCCCCTTTACGGTGACGTCGCTGCGGTAGAAACGCCCTTAGGGGCCTATCGCATTCACACCAGTAACCAGTGGGCGCTGACCGAAGTGACAGGCGATCGCTTTCGTCGCTTTATTCGCCATGATCTGCAACGCTGCGAGCTCATTCAGCGGCATGGCCGTCAGCTGGGCTATGAGGTGCCCGACGATCTGTACATGCGTTTCTTTGGTCGAGCTTGGTCGCGGTTGGCCTCGTTGCGCTTTGACCCTACTCAGCACCCGGTACCCAGCGACCATTCCCTCTGGCTGACCTATCAGGGCATTCGGTCTATCTGGTTGTATTCGGGGTTCAACTGGCAGAAACGCCTCATTTTTAGCCTGTGGTTTCTGTGGGTGGGGTTGTTACCTCGACCATTAGCAAAACCCATGATCATCTGGCTGTTTGCGCCCCAGTTCCGGCCCAAGATGGTGGGGCAAGTGCTGGGTTGGCTTAAGGGTCTGGTCAATCGATCTAACCCACCCCCGCCCGCTAAAGCTGGCTCAGCCAGTGGGGCACCGTTGTCTTGA